A genomic region of Miscanthus floridulus cultivar M001 chromosome 3, ASM1932011v1, whole genome shotgun sequence contains the following coding sequences:
- the LOC136544087 gene encoding uncharacterized protein, whose product MVIPNYTYLKLKMPEPNGIITIGSTFLHAYMCDCEHYELATTVINSTELLELGNSVTPVVPNCNGPTSSSAFHPTEETKVVEIDPTDPTKMVRIRPKLPAK is encoded by the coding sequence atggtgatccccaactacacctacctcaagctaaagatgccagagCCAAATGGCATCATCACCATAGGTAGTACCTTCTTGCATGCCTACATGTGCGAttgcgagcattacgagctcgccactaccgtcatcaactcCACTGAGCTCTTGGAGCTTGGGAATTCGGTGACTCCAGTAGTTCCCAACTGCAACGGGCCAACCTCCTCGAGTGCCTTCCATCCGactgaggaaaccaaggtggtggagatcgaccccactgacccgacCAAGATGGTGCGCATCAGGCccaagctcccggccaaatag